Proteins from a single region of Crassaminicella profunda:
- the mnmA gene encoding tRNA 2-thiouridine(34) synthase MnmA: MNKNKVAVGLSGGVDSTAAAYLLKREGYDVIGITMTVFKEYDEEGNIVEPSFIRDAKRIAKILDIPHYVVDYKGIFEETVKKEFIEEYLKGRTPNPCVTCNRIIKYGKLIETAHSLGAYYIATGHYANICYDKELKRYRIFKGIPERKDQAYNLHSLSQEQLKYILLPLGKFTSKEEVRKLAYKIDPLIAKKSDSTGICFIPNEDHVSYLAKISSDALKSGNFVDRTGKIVGKHKGIVRYTIGQKRGLGINVNPPMFVVHIDSEKNEILLGDDEDTYSMGLIAKNVNFTIFDELKEEIKVKVKVCQWGWFLPASVSNLENGRVKVLFDRKERAVAPGQAVVFYHGDEVIGGGIIESVIKN; the protein is encoded by the coding sequence ATGAATAAAAATAAAGTAGCTGTGGGTCTAAGTGGTGGTGTGGATAGTACTGCTGCTGCATATCTTCTTAAAAGAGAGGGATATGATGTTATAGGAATTACAATGACTGTTTTTAAAGAATATGATGAAGAAGGGAATATAGTTGAACCTTCCTTTATAAGAGATGCAAAACGAATTGCTAAAATTCTTGATATACCTCATTATGTGGTAGATTATAAAGGTATTTTTGAAGAAACTGTGAAAAAGGAGTTTATAGAAGAATATTTAAAAGGTAGAACGCCTAATCCATGTGTTACATGCAATAGGATCATAAAGTATGGAAAACTCATAGAAACAGCCCATAGTCTTGGTGCATACTATATTGCTACAGGACATTATGCAAATATTTGTTATGATAAAGAGCTAAAAAGATATCGCATATTTAAGGGAATACCAGAAAGAAAAGATCAAGCATATAATCTTCATTCCTTAAGTCAAGAGCAACTAAAATATATATTATTGCCTCTTGGGAAATTTACTTCAAAGGAAGAAGTTAGAAAGTTAGCTTATAAAATCGATCCTTTAATAGCAAAAAAAAGTGATAGTACAGGTATATGTTTTATACCCAATGAAGATCATGTATCTTATCTGGCAAAGATATCATCAGATGCATTGAAAAGTGGAAATTTTGTAGATAGGACGGGGAAAATTGTTGGAAAGCATAAAGGAATTGTTCGTTATACGATTGGACAGAAGAGAGGTCTTGGAATAAATGTAAATCCTCCCATGTTTGTGGTGCATATTGATTCTGAAAAAAATGAAATTCTTCTTGGTGATGATGAGGATACTTATTCAATGGGATTGATCGCTAAAAATGTAAATTTTACAATTTTTGATGAGCTAAAAGAGGAGATTAAAGTAAAGGTAAAAGTATGTCAGTGGGGATGGTTTTTGCCTGCTAGTGTTTCAAACTTAGAAAATGGAAGGGTTAAAGTACTATTTGATCGAAAAGAAAGAGCTGTTGCACCTGGACAGGCTGTAGTTTTTTATCATGGTGATGAAGTTATTGGTGGAGGTATTATAGAATCAGTTATAAAGAACTGA
- the gcvT gene encoding glycine cleavage system aminomethyltransferase GcvT, translated as MNEIRKTSLFEKHESHGGKIIDFSGWALPVQYEGITIEHESVRNFAGLFDVSHMGEVDIIGSEAFDFVQNLVTNDVSVLEEGQILYTFMCYPHGGVVDDLLVYKFNKDHFYLVINASNVEKDFKWMEDNIGEFHVKINNISDDVSEMAIQGPNAQKILQKLTDTNLSEIKFFYCKRNVAVAGANCLVSRTGYTGEDGFEIYLSHEDAKKVWDALLAAGKEEGLKPAGLGARDTLRFEASLPLYGNELSEEITPLEAGLGFFVKLNKSNFIGKEALVKQKAEGLKRKIVGFEMIDKGIPRHGYDVLAEGKKIGFVTTGYAAPTVKKNIGLAMVDIEYAKLDTPIEIQVRKRIAKAKVISKKFYNKNYKK; from the coding sequence ATGAATGAAATTAGAAAAACCTCTTTGTTTGAGAAACATGAGAGCCATGGTGGAAAAATTATTGATTTTTCTGGGTGGGCATTACCGGTGCAATATGAAGGCATAACCATAGAGCATGAAAGCGTAAGAAATTTTGCAGGATTATTTGATGTATCCCATATGGGGGAAGTGGATATTATAGGAAGTGAAGCATTTGATTTTGTACAAAATTTAGTTACCAATGACGTGTCAGTCCTCGAAGAGGGTCAGATCTTATATACTTTCATGTGCTATCCTCATGGGGGAGTTGTAGATGATTTATTAGTATATAAGTTTAATAAAGATCATTTTTATCTTGTGATCAATGCAAGTAATGTGGAAAAAGATTTTAAATGGATGGAAGATAATATTGGAGAATTTCATGTAAAAATAAATAATATTTCAGATGATGTTTCTGAAATGGCCATTCAAGGGCCAAATGCACAAAAAATATTACAAAAACTAACAGATACAAATCTTTCAGAAATTAAATTTTTTTATTGTAAAAGAAATGTAGCAGTAGCTGGAGCAAATTGTTTAGTATCAAGAACAGGATATACAGGTGAAGATGGATTTGAGATTTACTTATCCCATGAAGATGCAAAAAAAGTGTGGGATGCATTATTAGCAGCTGGAAAAGAAGAAGGATTGAAGCCAGCAGGACTAGGGGCTAGAGATACTTTGAGGTTTGAAGCGTCATTACCTCTTTATGGAAATGAACTTTCCGAAGAAATTACACCATTAGAAGCAGGATTAGGCTTTTTTGTGAAACTTAACAAATCAAATTTCATCGGGAAAGAAGCATTGGTTAAGCAAAAAGCAGAAGGACTAAAGCGAAAAATAGTAGGATTTGAAATGATTGATAAAGGAATTCCAAGACATGGATATGATGTACTAGCAGAGGGTAAGAAAATCGGTTTTGTGACAACGGGGTATGCAGCTCCAACAGTAAAGAAGAATATTGGGTTGGCAATGGTAGATATAGAATATGCAAAATTGGATACACCTATTGAGATACAAGTTAGAAAAAGAATTGCAAAGGCAAAAGTAATTAGTAAAAAGTTTTACAATAAAAATTACAAAAAATAA